In a genomic window of Gigantopelta aegis isolate Gae_Host chromosome 9, Gae_host_genome, whole genome shotgun sequence:
- the LOC121381651 gene encoding uncharacterized protein LOC121381651 produces MSTAVDNWIKGCGRCVRRKSNTNIRAPLVNISTSQPMELVCMDYLTFETSKGGFQNILVITDHFTRYAQAIPTRNQTARTTAEALFNNFIVHYGFPLQIHSDQGASFESQLIKQLCSVAGITKSRTTPYHPMGNGITERFNRTLLSMLGTLDPNKKTDWKSYISPLVHAYNSTRHETTGHSPFFLMFGRHLKLPVDKRLQDSYKLASDHIDQSQHKQKKYFDAKVRGAIIHIGDRVLVRQLAFEEKHKLADKWEEDVYIVHRQPNPEIPVFVLKREDGQGRSRTLHRNLLLPITSLPFILANEKPRRILPDKPPSTTRLRPHLPKTPVRKPQLSESNDGATPSGDDSLLEDYSDGFVVGPSVQEPPVVSAPNIAVIDAGEGTSSGDTTQPDIAISNGVEQDEEPEEEPLETETLSVDQELDQDDERDSIPESIGSNGGQDSVSCHDSSPESDHEVQGAEDTLPIPRRANRDRRPPARFRSGEFSMLQTACTPESTWREKATFLQALAESDFFLKSS; encoded by the exons ATGTCCACGGCTGTTGACAACTGGATTAAGGGGTGTGGCAGATGTGTTAGACGGAAATCGAACACCAATATTCGTGCTCCATTAGTCAACATCTCCACCAGCCAGCCAATGGAGTTAGTCTGCATGGACTATCTGACGTTTGAGACATCAAAAGGAGGTTTCCAGAACATCTTGGTGATCACAGATCACTTCACCCGTTATGCTCAGGCTATTCCTACAAGAAACCAGACAGCAAGAACAACAGCAGAGGCTCTCTTCAATAACTTCATTGTTCACTATGGATTTCCTCTTCAAATCCATTCTGATCAAGGAGCCAGCTTTGAGAGCCAGCTCATCAAACAGCTTTGTTCAGTGGCAGGGATAACGAAGTCGAGAACAACCCCATACCACCCGATGGGAAATGGCATAACTGAGAGGTTCAACAGGACTCTTCTTAGTATGTTGGGAACATTAGATCCTAACAAGAAGACTGACTGGAAGTCTTACATCTCACCTCTTGTTCATGCTTACAACAGCACGAGACATGAGACAACAGGACATTCACCTTTCTTCTTGATGTTTGGCCGCCATCTTAAATTACCTGTGGAT AAACGACTACAGGATTCTTACAAGCTGGCATCCGACCATATTGACCAAAGCCAACACAAGCAGAAGAAGTATTTTGATGCAAAAGTGCGAGGTGCAATCATCCATATTGGAGACAGAGTACTTGTCAGGCAGTTGGCTTTCGAGGAAAAACACAAACTGGCAGATAAATGGGAGGAAgatgtgtacattgtacatcgTCAACCTAATCCAGAAATCCCAGTATTTGTGCTGAAGAGAGAGGATGGACAGGGAAGGAGTCGCACTTTACATCGCAACCTTCTCCTGCCAATCACTTCTCTTCCTTTTATTTTAGCCAATGAAAAGCCAAGACGGATACTGCCTGACAAACCACCATCGACGACAAGACTGCGACCGCACCTACCAaagacaccagtgagaaaacCACAGTTATCAGAATCCAACGATGGAGCAACCCCATCTGGAGATGATAGTTTGTTGGAGGATTATTCTGATGGGTTTGTGGTTGGTCCTTCGGTTCAAGAACCTCCAGTGGTCAGCGCCCCAAACATCGCTGTCATAGATGCTGGAGAAGGAACTAGTTCAGGAGATACCACCCAACCTGACATTGCGATCAGCAACGGTGTTGAACAGGATGAAGAACCAGAAGAGGAACCGTTGGAAACAGAAACCTTATCAGTGGATCAAGAGTTGGATCAAGATGATGAACGGGATTCTATACCAGAGTCCATAGGATCCAATGGTGGGCAAGATAGTGTCAGCTGCCATGATTCTTCACCAGAATCAGACCATGAAGTTCAAGGTGCAGAGGACACGCTACCAATACCCAGAAGAGCCAATAGAGACAGACGTCCACCAGCTAGATTTCGAAGTGGAGAATTTAGTATGCTCCAAACAGCATGTACTCCGGAATCTACTTGGAGAGAGAAAGCTACTTTTCTGCAGGCTTTGGCAGAAAGTGATTTTTTTCTCAAGAGCTCCTAG